CTCCACCGCGGTCAATTGTGCATACAGCTGACTTCCCAGAGGCAACCGCTTCTTTAATATGCTTTGCAGTCTGAGGGTATCGATCAGACGGAAAAACAATCGTATGGTTTACATTCCCGTTGCTGACTGTTTTGTTTTCTATTGGCACAAGTCCAAAGAAATAGGCGGCACCGATCAGTAACGCCACAATCAACACCAGCATTTTTTTCTGTGTCATGCTTTTGTCCTCCAATGTAAGTTCTTTTTCAATAATAACACCGCCAAACATTATATCGAAGCGTTGTGAATGCTTAAAACCCTCTGTTAACCTTTATCAGAGGTGGGAAGTGTTATGGTTACTTGAGTTATCGTGTGTACTTTTCATTAAGGAAAAAGCTTATTCAAAAAACAGATAAAGACGTATGGTGAATGAAATCACCTTAATCGACGTCCTTGGCACAGAAAACCACGAAGTGGTAGACGCAGTACAGCTCAAACTGGGGTCCAATAAAAGTGCGCAGAACTCCATCGTCAACGTGGAGTTATTTAAAGGGGGTCCGATCACCGTGGGGATTACAAAAACAGGAGCAGCAGATTTTACGAAAGAAGTTAACACGGGGAATCGATCAAAGAATCGATAAATACAAAAGAAGGCATAGATTACACGAAGTATATTCGCTTGTTGTATCGTTTCGAAGAGGATATGGCAGAAGATGTCGCGCGTTTTTTGGAGCGAGGAAAGTTAGCACCCGAACAATATGTGGGGATTACCGGTGAAGGATACGAAGCATCCGTAGTTGATCAGCAGGTTGTCGGATAGTCAAACGGATGCTTGAAATAAACTTTGTAATCGATCAAATCCCAAGGAACAATACTTGAAACATCTTGCTGAATAAAAGGAAATGGCGCTCCCATAAGTACATGGTCAAGTTGCTTAACGTCAGTAATGGTGACTGGAAAACTAAGTGGAGTGAAAGCGACTAAATCACAAGAAAACCTTGTGAATAGTATTTCAACAAAAAAGTTATTTTGTAGCGGTGACATAAAACATCTCTGCCAACACGAAAACCTGAAAAGCAGCTACACCAAACAGAGCAAAGGCCATCTTACGGTTTTTCTTCAGTTCAAATGATCCTAAAGAAGCCATGACAACGGCAAGGCATATCATCGTTACTATTCTTAAAAAAGCCACATGTGTAAAAATATTCACTACTGCAATAGAGAAGGCAACGACTGAAAAGATATGGAACCAAAGAGGTCTATTTTTCATAAAGGATCACCAACAATTCCCTTTTTACAACAATTTTAACAGATAGACTGATTAAGTCCACTTAACACAGGGGTAATTATAAATTTTGTCATGGTGAATGCCATTAGACCGATCCATTTAGCAGGTGGATCTGGAAACATAGAAAAATGAAAATGTCAAAGAGAATGGTGATAAGAAACACTCCCTAATAAGCAGGGAGTGGTAATAATACAACCAATGCTGGTTAGCATGGTGTTTATTGGAGCAGGCTCACATTACATCTCGCGTTCTGGACACCACCAACCGCACCCATGACGCATGCAAATCCAGATACACCCTCCAGCTTGAGCTGGATAATAAGATGAATATTGCACCAATTGACCATTTACTTTCTTGAATTTCTTAGAATTAGCTTTCTTTTTTTTCATGGGATATGTCCTCCTTTAGGATGGGTCTAAAATAAGGTATTAACATAAATTTCCTTTTGATTGTACGAGTGTTCTCAAGTGACAAAAATGGACGGAATAAACCGTTTTAAGTAATTTGGATCTTTGTAGTAACGGGCATTATGTATTCAATACAATAAGGCACCATCCTGTCTGATAGGAGGTGCCTCTTCGTGTTTTTTGGTATATTCCATCACTTCAAACCAGGCTAATTGAATCGTATACTTTCCCGCTCCTGTTTTTAGGAGACGGGTTCAAAAGTATCCTATATATCGAAAAGCGAGCGTTAAAGACGTGCTCGTAAAATACACTTTTCATTAATTGACAAGCTTACGGTTGAATTTTATTAGATAGAAGATGTTTCTCTTGTTTCACTACTTTGCGTGTGTAAGGGATACTTCAAAGGCATCTAAAATCTCTAAAAAATGCGAGGCTTCTCTAAATACATGGTCAGCGAGCAATGGGGGGATTATGCTCTTTATTTTGCATTCCTCAATGAGATCACGAGCTGTTTTTTTGAAGTCACGCAATTGGCGGACAGATACACGATTTTGATCGACAAATTGATTCAGTAACGGTTTCGTTTGAGACTGGGGACGCATGGAATCAAGATCCTGAGCTTGGAACAATAATTGATCAAAATCATGGCTGAATTCTCTAGCTTGATCCACTAGCTTTCTTTCGGAAGGATCGAGCAAATGGTTAATAAATTTCGCATGGTCAGCCATGATTCGTAGGAAAAAGACATTTTCATTAATCACCGCATCTGGTAAGGGATCAAGGTTTCCCGTATTCAATTGTTCTAATCGATTCCGAAAATAGGCAGCTTCCCTGCTCACATGATCGACCAACAGCGGAAAGTTGTTACCACCGATTTTGCAATGAATAATAAGTCCGAGTACTTTGCGTTTGAAAACCCAAATATAGGAAACGGCATTGTGAACAAGCTGATTAAAGTCATAGATTCGTTGAGGGTCGATGTCAGAAGAAAAGGCAAGTGATTGGTTTTCAATTTCTTCAAAAATACTGTAAAAGCGATTCGCTTCTTCAATCAATTTTGTGTCTTCGCAGTTAAAGCCCAATTTGAGAAACAGGGAGTGTTCTTTCATGATACGAGACCAAAAACGTATTTCCTCTAATGATCGATCAACAAAAACATTTGTCATGTAGTACCTCCGCATAGGATTTGAGCAGTTCATAGCCCATTTTCCACTTTTGATCACACATAATGTATGTCTATGCGTTTACCCAGTTTCGTGAGTGGGCAGTAGCACAGAATTAAAAAAATTCTGGTGTTTTCTGGCTTGTCCCACGAAAAAAACTCCCTGTAACGGGAGTTTTCCATGTCAAAAACGACGCATCGAATGCATTTGCGTTCTGTGGTGATGGGCCCTCATGCGATGGAAGTGTTCTCTTTCTCGAAAGGTATGATGACGCAGTCGATCATGACGATGTTCAAAAGCTAGAGAGCGAAAACGTTCTGCTTGCCGCATGTGGTGATGCATACGCTGTCTATGATGCTCAATTGGATCCATGACACTACCCCCTTAACGTTGGTACTAATAGGATATGAGGACAGCTTCCTGCTTGCTTATGCATAAGTGGATATCGTAAAGAAAGAATGAAAAAAGAGGCGTAAAGCCTTTCGCTTTCGCCTGGTGATGAACAAGGTTAATCTTTTACTCGATTCGCGGTCTGGTGGGGAAACAGTCTGGTGACGGCACGTCGGAAACCTCAGATAGCTTCATCAAATAGTAGCATTCTTCTCGAGACATATGGTCGGCCATGAGCGGGGATAAAACTCCAAGCAATTCATCACGCATCCGCATCTCTTCCAATTCATGCAAAAATACCTGAAAAAGCTTCATTTCCATTTCTGCTTGATGGTTAAAACGGCGTAATGCCGGGAAGTTATTCAAGTTTGTTCGGAGATACCCGGCTAATTCCACCGCTTTTAGGTAAAAATGCTCGAACTGTTTGGTAAATTGTTCACTTTTAAGCTGATAGTCTTTTTCCACCATGTCCAAAAGGGAAGTGATGGTGGCTGCATGCCCGACCGCATCGGATAGCCACAAAAGATGGAGCTCTACCGGGTGATTGGCAGGTGGCAAGCTTCCGGAGAGAAAAGCATGCAAAATTCGTTCATACTCTTCTAGTTCATTGACCATGTGGTTCATAAACGTTGGGGGAAGACTGATCGATATTTTACTGATGAGATGCCTTTCCAGAATGTGGAGTTTAAAATCGCGCAGTTGCTGCGTGAGTTCACTTGCCTGCTGGTTGAGTGCGTGCAGTTCATCGGAAGACAGATTCTGCCTGGCGTTATCCAGCAAGTTATCGAATGACACGATGAAGTATACGGCTCTTTCAATTTCCTGCTCTTCATTCGGAGCGAGTGATTGAAAAATAAAGCGGGCATGATCGCCCAGAATTTGTAGCCAAAAACGATGCTCAAACAACATACTTTCTCTTAAAGGTTCATTCACTGTTGTTCCCTCCTTACTCCCCATCAAGATATGTAAAAGCGCCCAGAAGTGTGTGACGGATTGACCTTGACTCCCAAATGGACATAAATGGTAAAATACTTGTAGGAGGAGCAGCGGTAAGGGGGGAGAAAATGAAGAGACCAATCAAAAATATACCAAAGACAGGCAGCGAATGGCTATGGGATGTAGTTGGTTGTTTATTTTTCGTAGGATCGCTATTCTTTTTAGTCTTTGTATGGAATAAGCTTCCTGACGAGGTGCCTGCCCATTACAATGCTTTGGGGGAAGTAGATCGCTGGGGCTCAAAATGGGAACTGCTTCTTTTACCCGGGATTGGCGTCTTTATTGTTTTCCTCATGAAGGTACTCGAAAAACATCCAGAGCTCCATAACTATCCGGCACGCTTCTCTGAATCGAATGCCGAGCAGTTTTATTTGCACAGTCGAAAAATCGTGAACCAAATAAAAAATAGTTGCTTAATCATTTTTTCCGTAATCCTGTTGGAGTCAGTTTCTATTGCTCAAGGATGGGGAGGCGGCTTTGGGAAGTGGTTTCTGCCGATCACCATCATTGGGATGATCGTTCTGCTTGTAATAGGAATCGTGAAACAAAAAAAGATTCAATGAGAAGCATGAGCGAGGGGGCCTTCTAACGGAAAGGGCCTCTTCTTGGTTTTTGAAACGAAAATGATGAGGACATATGTCCTTCCCTATCTACCTTGCCATCCTTTTTAATTAGGAACAGATTAGTGTGAGGTGAGAGGATGAAAGGAATTATTTTTGCTATTTTGGGCGGTGTTTTCATTACCTTGCAAGGTGTAGCGAACGCAAGAATCAGTCAAGATATTGGTACTTGGCAGACCGCGACACTTACGCAGTTAACGGGCTTCCTCACGGCTTTAGTACTCCTGTTGTTTTTTCGAGATGGAAAATGGCAGGCATACAGGCGAGTGAAACCGTTATATTTGACAGGTGGGGCATTCGCTGCGTTTATCATTTTTAGCAATGTTACGGCTATCCAGCATATCGGGGTAACCATGACGATTTCAGCTCTCTTGATTGCGCAGTTAAGCCTGACTTTTCTCATTGATAGCAATGGGTGGTTTGGTGTCGATCAACAAAAGATGAGGTTGCCGCATTTTATCGGGATCGGGATGATGATTCTGGGTGTGCTGATTCTGAGGGCCTGATAGCGAGAGGATGAAACAGAGGGATGAAGGAAATCGAAAATCGTGAGCTTTTGCAACAATATCTCCATGACCATCAGTTAGCGACTGTCTTTCATGAGCCTTTTCTGCCGCATTTGTCCTTGTACCAATTTGATCAAGGAGAGCTCATTTGTGCCCAGGGTGAAGCGACCTGTCACCTGTATGTTTTGGTGAAGGGCAAAGTAAAGATTTTTACGACTTCCCCTGAAGGAAAAACACTGATCCTTTCTTTTAAAAAGCCGCTTGAAGTGATCGGAGATATTGAGTATGTCAGAGGGATTTCTTATCTTAATTCGGTTGAAGCGGCCTCGTCTGTTCAGATGATCGGGATTCATTATCGCTGGTTGAAAAAATACGGGACAGACTACGCTCCACTCCTGCAATTTTTACTGCAAATCATTACGAATAAATTTTGTGTGAAGTCCAATACATTAAGCATCAACCTTCTGTACCCAGTAGAAGTACGTTTCGCTCGTTATTTGTTGTCCGTTTCGATAGAGGAGTGGAATCCTGCCAACAAAGAGCAGATCCGTACAAGCAATCTCTTGGATGCAGCGAATATGATTGGAACGAGCTACAGACATTTGAATCGGGTCATTCAACAGTTCTGCAAGGAGGGACTGATTGAGCGTGCCAATGGATTCCTTCTGATCAAGGATAGGGAAGGTTTAGCTAAAATGGCGAGCGAGACTCCGAACGAATAAGGAGACAGGAGTGTCAAAATCATGGTAGTCGGGCTATTCTTCGCGTTACTGGCTGGCTTGTTGGTCAGCCTGCAAAATATTTTCAACAGGAAAGTAAGTGAACAGGCAGGAACGTGGTCTACGACAACTCTCGTGCTTGGGATGGGATTTCTGTCGTCTTTGACGATGGGTCTTATTTTTGAAGGCAATCAGTTGTTTTCGTTTCGAGCTATGCAGACGTGGTACTGGTTCAGTGGCATGATCGGCGTTGGGGTGGTCTTTTGCCTGGTACAAGGAATGAGACTGCTTGGCCCAACGTATGCTATTTCCATTGTTCTCACTGCCCAGCTCGGTTTTGCTTTGTGGTCGGATTCAATCGGCTGGCTAGGGTTGGTTCAAGTGCCGATGACATTTACGCAATTGTTTGGAGTTTTGGTCATTGTCGGGGGTGTCATTGTATTTAAACTAGGTGGCGAATGGCAACAGAAACGCTCCATAAGTAAGATGTAAATTTATTGTTGACTTAATTTTAAACGTCATGATAAAATAAAAAATTTTAAATTCGATTTTTATGTTATAATGGATATAGATTGCTTTGAAGGAGGTGGACGTATGTTTCAAGTTGGAGACAAGGTTTTTTATCCGATGCACGGGGCAGGCGTAATCGAGGCGATGGAGGAGAAAGAGTTTCTGGGTGAAAAACACCTCTATTATGTGCTCAACATGATGCTGAAAGAGTTAAACATCATGGTCCCGGTTGAAAAGATGTCCGCTCTGGGTATTCGAAAGGTGGTTGAAGCCAACATTCTCGAGAATGTTTTGGCCGCCATGCGAGAGGGGCAACGCGACACCGCCTTGAATGCAGCGCAGCGCTACAAGCTTCATACAGAAAAAATGAAGAGTGGCGATATTTACGAGCAATCTGAGGTCATCCGCGATTTGTTTGGAATGAGTAAAGAAAAAGTATTGGGAACGAGTGACAAAGTGATGCTGGATAATGCGCAGCAGCTCTTCATTAGTGAGATTGAACTGGTAAAAGACGTAGATACGGAACAGGCAACAGAAATGCTAAAGCAAGCTATTTGCCCAGAAGAAATGTCTGAGATTGTCCCATAAATGCCATACAAGGGAAGTAAGGGGAGTGATTGTTATTGCAATCGCCCCCCTTTTTTGTATATCCGTCAGAGCAACAGGCCACGATCCAGGGTAAATTCTTGGCGACTGGCAAACTGGTGGTATCCAGCACGTAAAAAGGCTTTGGCCATTGGCGTGTTTTTTATATCGGTATCCGCGCGGATGTAAGTTTCGCCAGATTGTACAAGAACGTCTGTGGCCTGTTTCAGCAATTGATCAATATAACCGTGTCCTCTTTGCTCGGGGAGAACACCGATGTATCCAATCGTAGCAAAGGTAGGGCTGACCGTAGGCATCAAAAATCCAATGAGCTCATTTTTTGCCGTATAGGCAAGTTGCCACCATTCCGGTTCGTATTTCATATGTTGCAAATCTTGGAACATTTCCTGTGCCTGTGTTCGAGGGCCTTTTTTCAAGCGCTCCTCTGTTATTTGTTGATCATGGGTGAATTGCGAGACACGCAAGATGGCATCCACAAATGCAGCCTCGCCAACCTCAGGAAGAGTGCGGTACACAATCGGATCATGCGTTTTGTTTGACGGTATAGCAGTTGCCTCAATCGGAGCATGCCATTCGAATCGGTTTGTTTCCCGGCTAATCCGAAAGCCAAGCGCTTCCAGAACATTTCTTTGCTCTTGGTGATCCGTTTGCCATTGGGGAGAGGAGGAAGGTGAATCCAGAACATAGCCGATTTTCTCCGTGAGGTTTCCTGCCATGAGCGTGAAGACTTCGCGTAAGAAATGAGCTGCGAGCGAAGGGCATTCTGTCTCTTTCCATGGAAGCTCCCACAATACCAAATCAGTCGCCTCTTTACTGCCAGGCAATGTCCAGAAAGCAAGACGACCAGCGATCTCACCTTGTACCTCCAGAACGAAGCACCAGTCCTGACGCATGGCTCCTTGTGTGAACATTTTATCGAGGTAAGCAGCGATATCATCCCGCACGGATGCAGGGTGATCCGGGTAGGCAAGAAATGCAGGTAAATCCTCCGGGTGGATACGGCGAACGGTGGTCAAGCAGTCATCTCTCCTTTGTAACCATCTAAAGTGAAATGGTTAGTTACAAGTGGATTTTACCAAAATGTTCTGTCAATCGTCAATCGTCGCCTATGTAGAAAAGAGGAAGGGTAGGGAGCATCCTGCCGGCTCCCTCGTTTGCTCCTGTGTTATTCAATCAATACGCCCCGCGCCCTACCTATGATGCGGGTGGCGCGACTCCATAGCAACTGGAGCTTTTTTCTCTGCAGGGGGCGCACATACAGATCAGGGCTTTTCAGGTAGGAACGCATGGGGATGACGCGAAAGCATACACGTCCTTGACTTACATACCGTTGCGAAAACGTCGGAATGACCGAAATTTGCTCGAGTGAAACCTGATTCCTCTCATCTTTTTCGACGGTAAATCGCAGGATTGCTCCGCACTGGGATTGATCAAACGAGAGCATTTTCTCTGATGTAAAATTGCCCAAAGAATACGCGACTAGTGTTTGTCTCTTTGTCCCGTGAGGAGTCATGATACTCGGGGTGACAACAGGCTGCAGAACATGTGGGTGAGCCCCGAGGATGACATCAGCACCGTTGTCGAGCAGGCTTTGTACGAGCTGCCGCTGGCGCGTCGTCGGTGTATAGCGGAATTCAATCCCAAAATGAAGGGAGATGATCACAACATCGACGTGAGGACGAACTTTTCTCAGGTCGGATAATATTGTGTCAAGATGAAGCAGTCGGACGATCCATGGTGTATGAGCGGGGATCACCTGCTTGTTTGTCCCGTAGGTGTAAGCAAGCAGGGCGATGCGAATGCCGTTTACCTCCTTGATCAGGTAGGTATTTGCCTCCTCAAGGCTTCGATAGGTTCCGGTATGGGCAAGCTTGTATCGATCCAAAACATCAAGGGTTCGGCATAGTCCGGTTACTCCGCCATCCAGACAGTGATTATTCACTGTAGTCAATACGTCAAATCCAGATGCTTTCAAGTCCCGAGCCAATTCATCTGGACAGTTGAAGCGAGGGTAACCGGTTCGTGCCGAACCGATTTGATAGGGCTGTGTTTTCCCGGAAAAAGTGGTTTCTAAATTGCCTATTGTGAGATCTGCCGCTGAGAGAATCGGTGTCACGGGGTGAAACATATCTGTAAAAGTGAATTGATCTGTACCAGGCAGTCTGGCAGTTGCCACCTGCTCTTTCCACATCAGGATGTCGCCTACAGCGGCGATGGTGGCCTTCTTTTTCATGCGCTTCACCTCCCCTCCTACTCTATTCCAGAAGTCGTCCGTCTGATTTGGATAGTAGCGGAACGTTTTCATAGATAATGGTCTATACAGGCTGTCTATGTCGTTCATACAATAGGAAAGCTGATCGAGAGAAGAAGAACGAGGCAAAGGGGTGATACCCGTGAAAAAGAAGAGAAGAGCTGTAGCACCTGTAAAGACGCTGATTCTCGACAAGCCAGTTATTGCTGTGACGGGAAGCGCAGGGAAGACCACGACAAAAGAAATGATCTACACCATCCTGAATCTGCGCATGCCCACATATAAATCGATGTACAACAAGAACTTCCTGGGAAATACAAGAGCGCATACCAAAAGAATTCGGGACGAGCACAAGGCCGTTGTGCTTGAGTATGGAATTTATCGAAGCGGTCATTTGCGACAGCACTGCAAAATCATCCAGCCGTCGATGGGAGTCATCACGAATATTGGCACGGCTCATATCGGAAATTTTGGCGGAGATGCCAGACGGCTGGCATTAGCAAAAACGGAGTTAATTCGCCATATGAAACCCACGGGAACCATTTTTCTGAATTGGGATTGTCCTTATTCTCGCGAGTTTATTCAACAGCCTTACCTAGGGTCGTTCACGGGAAAAATCGTGACATTTGGCAAGGAGCAGGAGGCGGACTATAAGGCGGGGCGAACGAAAATAGAAGGCAATGGGTTTCGATTCGAATGTTCTTTGCGTGGAGAAAAGGAGTCATTTTTTGTTCCTATTCCTGGCGAGCATAATTTATACAACGCATTGGCTGCTATCGCAGTTGCACATACGATGGGGATTCCCGTCGATGACATTCGTCGCGGGTTGAGTCAGTTTCGCGGACAGCGAAAACGCCTTACCAGCTATCGGCTCGCGAATAACATTCAGGTGCTGGATGATACCTTTAGCTCGAATCCGGATGCGGCCAAGGCAGCGATTGATGTGTTAAGTCAAGTCGGGCATACCACAAAGATCGCCGTTCTCGCCAGTATGCTGGAAATGGGCAAATACGATGTGAAAGGTCACGAGGATGTCGGGAAATATTTGAGTCAAAAAAATGTAGACTACTTGTATACGCTGGGAAGTAGTGCCAGGTATATTGCAAGAGCAGCGATTCGCTCCGGATTTCCGGCAAATCGGGTGAGGCATTGCTTAAGTAAGGCAGGCCTGCATCGGCGTCTAGCAAAACAGCTGCAGCCAAATACAGCCTTTCTCGTAAAAGGATCAAATCGGTTGAAAATGGGAGAGACTGTACAATTTTTGTGCAGGGTAACTGCGAAGCAAAGCACTGGAAAAAGATAAAAAGAGTGGGGACGCCTGCGGATTTATAAACAGGCTATTGCGGAAAAAATAGGTGAATGACGGCGGGCAAACGCACATACCATCTGTGCGTTTGCTGCATTTCCTATAGGGAGACTAGTAGGAGGTGACACGTCATGTCATATCAATTTCCCCCTGGCGGCCGAGATGGTTCCCCAGGTTTTCCAGGCTCCCCCGGATCACCGGGAGGATTTCCCCCTCCACCACCAGGTCCTCCACCGAGCAGGACGCCAAGTGCACCGGGAGCAAGAGGCTATGGCGGAACACGCCGGATTGATGCTGGCGGATTCTATCCCTGTTTATATCGTTACACGTACGTGTGGTTGCGAAATGGTCGTTCTTTTTGGTTTTACCCCGTCTATGTCAGTCGTCACTCTGTAACCGGCTATCGCTGGAGAGGGTATCGATGGGAGTATTACGGGACAGACTTGGATCGAATCGCTTATTTTACATGTTAATTCCATTCACGAGCAAAAAGGCCATTCCCTGAGAGGATGGCCTTTTTATTTTGGAGGACTTATTTTATGGAGAGTGAGAAATCCTTGTGATCATGAATGTCTCCTTTTTCCACATGGACCTTCACTGTATAATCCCCCGCAGCAGGGAATTGTGCGCTGGCTTCATACTGGCCTGCCGCAGTTTCCGTTGCATCAACAAAGCTGTGCTTCTCGTCATTTCCCAGCCAGAACTCGAATTTGACTGTCGCTTTGTCCAACGCTTTGTTGTCTTTCATCAGATGAACAGTGAGAGCAGATGGTGTTGCGACTTGAATATTGTCGGCTGGAGAGAAATGATAATCAACGGTCTCAACATTCGCGTGACCTGCTGCCCCATGATCGTGTGACTGACCTGCGTCAGCTTGAGGGGAAGATGGCGTCGCCCCAGTCTTGCTGTTTACGGTAAACGGGGTCTTCTGCATGTTGTGGAAATCTCGTGCTGTTACATGGTAGTAGACAAAATAAGAGCCTGGCTCGTTAATGGTTTGTTGGGCCGTGTAGACACCGTCTCCTTGCAGAGAAGCCGGGATCGTTTCATGCTTTTCTTGCCCATCTTTCCACCATTCGAATTTTACTTCCTTGGCATCATCCACGGGTTGGCCATCGTGTGTGACTTTAACGGAGAAGGTAACTGTGTCGCCCGCTACGAGCTCCTTTGGTTCCAATGTAAAGGCAGCCTTAACGGGAGCTCCGGGTTGAAAAGCTTGTTGCTCGTTTTCTTTTCCACAAGCGGCCAAAAGGAGCATAAGCATGGATAAGAGCAAAATCATCGTACGTTTCATGTTGGATTACCCCTCCTTTTTCAATTTCAACAATTCCTGATAAATTTGTTCGGGATCGAAGTCGTCGCCCATGCCAAATTTTTGAATGACGGTATTGTTATCATCCACGAGATACGTACTCGATGTATGAGAGATAAACCCATCATCCATCTTATTGGCAAAAAAGCCGAGCGAATTTGTAACCGTTTTGATCGTTTCGTCATCACCCCGAAGCAAGGTCCAGCCTTGTTCTTGAATCCCCAACTGCTTGGCATAGTAGCGCATGACATCAGGGGTGTCGTTTTGCGGATCAATCGTGATGGTCAAAAACTCAACGTCTTGCCCCATCAGGTTTGCTTCGAGCAAACGCTTTTGCAGTTGAACCATTTTTACCGTTGTCGTGGGACAAATATCCGGGCAACGGGTATAAATCAGCTCCACCAAGCGAAATGTTTTCTTTTGCGGTGCTAGCGAATAGGATTGTCCATCGATAGTTTGCAGAGTCACATCATCAGGCAATTTCGCCTGGGCGTTTTTGGGCCCGAACCAAACCCAAGAAGCGACAAGAGCAACAAGGACAAGGACGGGTAACAACAAGAGCAACCGTCTGATTCGGATAGCGGTAGCAGGGGCGATATTCACGTGTGTGTAACGCCTCCTTTCTGATTCTTTTGGCTATGGCGTTATGAGGCCGTCCTCTTCCTGATTCTTTTCTTTTCGATACCAGGTAGAGAAAATGTAAGCCAGGACGACTCCGTACGTCAGCTCCTGCATGAGCTTCATCACGATTCCACCCAGCCGTTGATCGTCCAGAGGGAGCAGTGGAACGGCAAACATCGATTTATCGATCGGCGTGGAAAAGAATGGAGCGCAGAGCATGGAAGGACCGTCTACATATGTTGCATACAAAGGTGTTGCTGAAAAAATAATCAGTGCGCATGCAGGCGTAATCAAAACGCCGTTCGCAAAAATGTAGGCAAGCTTTTGCAGTTCCGACAGACGGTGAATTTCCGGTATCGGTGCGACAACAGGCATCCACATCAAAATTGCAGTCACCAAAAGCAGTAAATGAATCAAATTATGCAGGGCCAGGTTGTTCATTGCCAGGTCTAAAATAACAGGCATATGGTAAAACGAGAACAGGGCATTAAACATGAGAATAGCAGGTATCGGGTGACTCGCTATGCGCATGAAAAGCTTGAGCCCCCGGCGATAAAACAGGGAACGGATCAACCATGACGGGGTCCCTGCCAAGAGCAGCAAGGGCATGACAAGATAAAGCAACGATTGCTGCAACATATGGGCACTAAACAAAAAATGCCCGGCTACGTTCAAGGGACTCCCCATACTAAAGTAAAAACCAAGTAAGCCGAGCGTGAAAAAAGTCTTTTGCTTGCGTGTGACAGGTGTGGAGTCTTGAAAAGTTTGGCGTAATGGTCCGGTTAGTGAAAAATAAGCCAGACCGATCAAGAAAGTCAAAAGAATCAGCTCTGGATTCCATGTCGCCCGAAAGCCAAAGGTTTCAGTGAAATAAGTGAGGGTCATGCGATTACCTCCGTTTTCAAGGATTATCCCCAGTACTCATTATAGGCAAATAACTGGAAAAGCCTAATGACTCGTTCGGGCTATTTCTTCCACGGGAACGGAATTCTTCACATATTTGTCACGTATGTCCAATATGAAAAGAG
This genomic stretch from Brevibacillus brevis harbors:
- a CDS encoding CapA family protein; translation: MKKKATIAAVGDILMWKEQVATARLPGTDQFTFTDMFHPVTPILSAADLTIGNLETTFSGKTQPYQIGSARTGYPRFNCPDELARDLKASGFDVLTTVNNHCLDGGVTGLCRTLDVLDRYKLAHTGTYRSLEEANTYLIKEVNGIRIALLAYTYGTNKQVIPAHTPWIVRLLHLDTILSDLRKVRPHVDVVIISLHFGIEFRYTPTTRQRQLVQSLLDNGADVILGAHPHVLQPVVTPSIMTPHGTKRQTLVAYSLGNFTSEKMLSFDQSQCGAILRFTVEKDERNQVSLEQISVIPTFSQRYVSQGRVCFRVIPMRSYLKSPDLYVRPLQRKKLQLLWSRATRIIGRARGVLIE
- a CDS encoding UDP-N-acetylmuramoyl-tripeptide--D-alanyl-D-alanine ligase, yielding MIYTILNLRMPTYKSMYNKNFLGNTRAHTKRIRDEHKAVVLEYGIYRSGHLRQHCKIIQPSMGVITNIGTAHIGNFGGDARRLALAKTELIRHMKPTGTIFLNWDCPYSREFIQQPYLGSFTGKIVTFGKEQEADYKAGRTKIEGNGFRFECSLRGEKESFFVPIPGEHNLYNALAAIAVAHTMGIPVDDIRRGLSQFRGQRKRLTSYRLANNIQVLDDTFSSNPDAAKAAIDVLSQVGHTTKIAVLASMLEMGKYDVKGHEDVGKYLSQKNVDYLYTLGSSARYIARAAIRSGFPANRVRHCLSKAGLHRRLAKQLQPNTAFLVKGSNRLKMGETVQFLCRVTAKQSTGKR
- a CDS encoding transporter yields the protein MSYQFPPGGRDGSPGFPGSPGSPGGFPPPPPGPPPSRTPSAPGARGYGGTRRIDAGGFYPCLYRYTYVWLRNGRSFWFYPVYVSRHSVTGYRWRGYRWEYYGTDLDRIAYFTC
- a CDS encoding FixH family protein — protein: MKRTMILLLSMLMLLLAACGKENEQQAFQPGAPVKAAFTLEPKELVAGDTVTFSVKVTHDGQPVDDAKEVKFEWWKDGQEKHETIPASLQGDGVYTAQQTINEPGSYFVYYHVTARDFHNMQKTPFTVNSKTGATPSSPQADAGQSHDHGAAGHANVETVDYHFSPADNIQVATPSALTVHLMKDNKALDKATVKFEFWLGNDEKHSFVDATETAAGQYEASAQFPAAGDYTVKVHVEKGDIHDHKDFSLSIK
- a CDS encoding SCO family protein, translating into MNIAPATAIRIRRLLLLLPVLVLVALVASWVWFGPKNAQAKLPDDVTLQTIDGQSYSLAPQKKTFRLVELIYTRCPDICPTTTVKMVQLQKRLLEANLMGQDVEFLTITIDPQNDTPDVMRYYAKQLGIQEQGWTLLRGDDETIKTVTNSLGFFANKMDDGFISHTSSTYLVDDNNTVIQKFGMGDDFDPEQIYQELLKLKKEG
- the ctaG gene encoding cytochrome c oxidase assembly factor CtaG — encoded protein: MTLTYFTETFGFRATWNPELILLTFLIGLAYFSLTGPLRQTFQDSTPVTRKQKTFFTLGLLGFYFSMGSPLNVAGHFLFSAHMLQQSLLYLVMPLLLLAGTPSWLIRSLFYRRGLKLFMRIASHPIPAILMFNALFSFYHMPVILDLAMNNLALHNLIHLLLLVTAILMWMPVVAPIPEIHRLSELQKLAYIFANGVLITPACALIIFSATPLYATYVDGPSMLCAPFFSTPIDKSMFAVPLLPLDDQRLGGIVMKLMQELTYGVVLAYIFSTWYRKEKNQEEDGLITP